From a region of the Streptacidiphilus albus JL83 genome:
- a CDS encoding holo-ACP synthase, producing MIIGVGIDVAAIDRFEASLLRTPSLAQRLFTERELLLPGGERRGPASLAARFAAKEALAKALGAPGGLSWTDAEVCTEASGRPVLEVRGTVAARAAALGVRSWHLSLSHDAGVASAVVIAEG from the coding sequence ATGATCATCGGGGTCGGCATCGACGTGGCGGCGATCGACCGGTTCGAGGCCTCGCTGCTGCGCACCCCCAGCCTGGCGCAGCGGCTGTTCACCGAGCGCGAGCTGCTGCTGCCCGGCGGGGAGCGGCGCGGCCCGGCCTCGCTGGCCGCCCGGTTCGCGGCCAAGGAGGCACTGGCCAAGGCGCTGGGCGCACCGGGCGGCCTGTCCTGGACGGACGCCGAGGTGTGCACCGAGGCCTCGGGCCGGCCGGTGCTGGAGGTGCGCGGCACGGTCGCGGCGCGGGCGGCGGCGCTGGGCGTCCGCTCGTGGCACCTCTCGCTCAGCCACGACGCGGGCGTAGCGTCGGCGGTGGTGATCGCCGAGGGGTGA
- the coaA gene encoding type I pantothenate kinase translates to MPITLEAQRRADASPFVDLDRADWSALHDRTPLPLSADEVEGLRGLGDVIDLQEVQDVYLPLSRLLNLYVTATTRLRGTLNDFLDDNEHTHTQAGTPFVIGVAGSVAVGKSTTARVLQAMLARWPEHPRVELVTTDGFLLPNAELRRRGLMSRKGFPESYDRRALTRFVADVKSGRDEVTAPVYSHLVYDIVEDERLVVRRPDILIVEGLNVLQPALPGLDGRTRVAVADFFDFSIYVDARADDIERWYLERFRKLRETAFQDPSSYFRRFTEVPEEEALDYGRQVWRTINRPNLVENVAPTRGRASLILRKGSDHKVQRVRLRKL, encoded by the coding sequence GTGCCGATCACGCTCGAAGCCCAACGCCGCGCTGACGCGTCCCCTTTCGTCGACCTCGACCGAGCGGACTGGAGCGCGCTGCACGACCGCACGCCGCTCCCGCTCTCGGCCGATGAGGTCGAGGGCCTGCGCGGGCTCGGGGACGTCATCGACCTCCAGGAGGTCCAGGACGTCTACCTGCCGCTCTCCCGGCTGCTCAACCTCTACGTCACCGCGACGACCCGGCTGCGCGGCACCCTCAACGACTTCCTCGACGACAACGAGCACACCCACACCCAGGCCGGAACGCCGTTCGTGATCGGCGTCGCGGGCAGCGTCGCGGTGGGCAAGTCCACCACCGCGCGCGTCCTCCAGGCGATGCTGGCCCGCTGGCCCGAGCACCCCCGGGTGGAGCTGGTCACCACCGACGGCTTCCTGCTGCCCAACGCCGAGCTGCGCCGCCGGGGCCTGATGTCCCGCAAGGGCTTCCCGGAGTCCTACGACCGCCGGGCGCTGACCCGGTTCGTCGCCGACGTGAAGTCGGGCAGGGACGAGGTCACCGCCCCGGTCTACTCCCACCTGGTCTACGACATCGTCGAGGACGAGCGGCTGGTGGTGCGCCGCCCGGACATCCTGATCGTCGAGGGCCTGAACGTGCTGCAGCCGGCGCTGCCGGGCCTCGACGGCCGGACCCGGGTCGCGGTCGCCGACTTCTTCGACTTCTCGATCTACGTGGACGCCCGCGCGGACGACATCGAGCGCTGGTACCTGGAACGCTTCCGCAAGCTGCGGGAGACCGCGTTCCAGGACCCCTCCTCCTACTTCCGCCGCTTCACCGAGGTGCCGGAGGAGGAGGCGCTGGACTACGGCCGCCAGGTCTGGCGCACCATCAACCGGCCCAACCTGGTGGAGAACGTCGCCCCGACCCGGGGCCGGGCCAGCCTGATCCTGCGCAAGGGCAGCGACCACAAGGTCCAGCGGGTCCGGCTGCGCAAGCTCTAG
- a CDS encoding AfsR/SARP family transcriptional regulator, with product MRIRLLGPLAADDADGRAVDLAGTRLRVLLAALALEAGRPVSAARLTGLLWPEEQPANPVNALQALVSRLRAALGRELVAASAGGYRLALDPAEVDLHRFEQLLSESGPKADPEAGPAAERLAAALALWRGPAFADVPDPGFTEAAARLEALREHAREELLELRLARGEAAAVLPELQALSAGSPLRDRPRALLMQALHRSGRDAEALAVYEEGRTLLAEALGADPSPLLRQAHLAVLTGPPHGPERHPVPGAADRAARPVRDGLPAQLTSFLGREADLAAVRTALADSRLVTLTGPGGAGKTTLALESAARSESVQVSLVELASVTSPADVPTAVLTALKLREPAASQRPTALPHPAAEATERIVTALGNRPLLLVLDNCEHLVQAAATLAARLLAGCPGLRILATSREPLGITGEQLHPVPPLGLPPDPQHDASLTLDRALEFPAVRLFAVRGAAVRPGYRPDGPELPAVLRICRTLDGQPLAIELAAARLRTLSAEQIDRRLSRRFQLLTGGSRTALPRHRTLRAVVDWSWELLEKPERTLLAGMSVFAGGAALEGVEQVCATPELPTDDVLDVLSSLVDKSLVVRTPGGRYRLLETIRVYAAERLEAAGATAAARDAHAGYFLALAEEGEPNLYTGAQTVWFARFLAEHDNLLAALRHAVDSGAAATALRMVAALGWYLWRRGGQGEHLEVVNRALALPGEDVPEVARAVAHGITALYTLDTTWDVPGALTLLRAGIAHRDRLDDPFAHPVLPMLDIMESMFHPWGQTVEDQALRLFDAPDPFVRAAARLFMGFALQNRGVADVAEGHLHDALDRFREIGDLWGQAFCSAGLADYAQWRGEIDQAVALWEQAISLEQQLGLSRESGDYRARMIHTVGLRQGYTPFTAQALRQAADDALREDSWVMVIATHTALANAYRHLGTPELGRPLLGTAVRRALPTAGGAPQIKALFAGTSGYLEAAAGNLAAATEHHQAALRAATEVHDGPIIADCLQGWADLLLRRGEPLRAAELLGAAHLQRGMRDRSSPDVDRTAAGAEAALGPAAFAEAYERGRSTPREVTLASLGVTADTSPMYPS from the coding sequence GTGCGCATACGACTGCTGGGCCCACTGGCCGCCGACGACGCCGACGGCAGGGCCGTCGACCTCGCCGGCACCCGGCTGCGCGTACTGCTGGCCGCCCTCGCGCTGGAGGCCGGACGTCCCGTCTCCGCCGCCCGGCTGACCGGGCTGCTCTGGCCCGAGGAACAGCCGGCCAACCCGGTCAACGCCCTCCAGGCCCTGGTCTCCCGGCTCCGCGCCGCCCTCGGCCGGGAGCTGGTGGCCGCGTCCGCGGGCGGCTACCGGCTGGCGCTGGACCCGGCCGAGGTCGACCTGCACCGCTTCGAGCAGCTGCTCTCCGAGAGCGGGCCGAAGGCCGACCCGGAGGCCGGACCGGCGGCCGAGCGGTTGGCCGCCGCGTTGGCGCTGTGGCGCGGCCCCGCCTTCGCGGACGTCCCCGACCCCGGCTTCACCGAGGCCGCCGCCCGGCTGGAGGCACTGCGCGAGCACGCCCGTGAGGAGCTGCTGGAGCTCCGCCTGGCACGCGGCGAGGCCGCCGCCGTGCTGCCGGAGCTGCAGGCGCTCAGCGCCGGATCGCCGCTGCGGGACCGGCCCCGGGCCCTGCTGATGCAGGCCCTGCACCGGAGCGGGCGCGACGCCGAGGCCCTCGCCGTGTACGAGGAGGGCCGCACGCTGCTGGCCGAGGCCCTGGGCGCCGACCCCTCGCCGCTGCTGCGGCAGGCCCATCTGGCCGTGCTGACCGGGCCGCCGCACGGGCCGGAGCGGCATCCGGTGCCCGGAGCCGCCGACCGGGCCGCGCGCCCGGTGCGGGACGGGCTGCCGGCCCAGCTCACCAGCTTCCTCGGCCGCGAGGCGGACCTCGCCGCCGTCCGCACCGCGCTGGCGGACTCGCGGCTGGTCACGCTGACCGGACCCGGCGGCGCCGGAAAGACCACGCTCGCTCTGGAGAGCGCCGCCCGCAGCGAGTCGGTGCAGGTCAGCCTGGTCGAACTGGCCTCGGTGACCAGTCCGGCCGACGTGCCGACAGCCGTGCTGACCGCCCTCAAGCTGCGCGAGCCCGCCGCCTCCCAGCGGCCGACGGCGCTGCCGCACCCGGCCGCCGAGGCCACCGAACGGATCGTCACCGCGCTCGGCAACCGCCCGCTGCTACTGGTCCTGGACAACTGCGAGCACCTGGTCCAGGCGGCGGCGACGCTGGCCGCCCGGCTGCTGGCCGGCTGCCCGGGGCTGCGGATCCTGGCCACCAGCCGCGAGCCGCTCGGCATCACCGGCGAGCAGCTGCATCCGGTGCCCCCGCTCGGGCTGCCGCCCGACCCCCAGCACGACGCCTCGCTCACGCTCGACCGGGCGCTGGAGTTCCCCGCCGTCCGGCTGTTCGCCGTCCGGGGCGCCGCCGTGCGTCCCGGCTACCGGCCGGACGGACCGGAGCTGCCGGCCGTGCTCCGGATCTGCCGGACCCTGGACGGCCAGCCGCTGGCCATCGAGCTGGCCGCCGCCCGGCTGCGGACGCTGTCCGCCGAGCAGATCGACCGAAGGCTGAGCCGCCGGTTCCAGCTGCTCACCGGCGGCAGCCGGACCGCGCTGCCCCGGCACCGGACCCTGCGCGCGGTGGTCGACTGGAGCTGGGAGCTGCTGGAGAAGCCGGAGCGGACGCTGCTGGCCGGCATGTCGGTGTTCGCCGGCGGGGCCGCGCTGGAGGGCGTCGAGCAGGTCTGCGCGACCCCGGAGCTGCCCACCGACGACGTCCTGGACGTGCTCTCCTCGCTGGTCGACAAGTCGCTGGTGGTCCGGACCCCGGGCGGCCGCTACCGGCTGCTGGAGACCATCCGGGTGTACGCGGCCGAGCGGCTGGAGGCGGCCGGAGCGACGGCGGCGGCCAGGGACGCCCACGCCGGGTACTTCCTCGCCCTCGCCGAGGAGGGCGAGCCGAACCTCTACACCGGCGCGCAGACGGTCTGGTTCGCCCGCTTCCTGGCCGAGCACGACAACCTCCTCGCGGCGCTGCGTCACGCCGTCGACTCCGGCGCGGCCGCCACCGCGCTGCGGATGGTGGCGGCCCTGGGCTGGTACCTGTGGCGGCGCGGCGGGCAGGGCGAGCACCTGGAGGTGGTCAACCGGGCGCTGGCACTGCCCGGCGAGGACGTCCCGGAGGTCGCCCGCGCGGTCGCCCACGGGATCACCGCCCTCTACACCCTGGACACCACCTGGGACGTGCCGGGCGCGCTGACCCTGCTCCGGGCCGGCATCGCCCACCGGGACCGGCTGGACGACCCGTTCGCCCACCCGGTCCTGCCGATGCTGGACATCATGGAGTCGATGTTCCATCCGTGGGGGCAGACCGTCGAGGACCAGGCACTGCGCCTCTTCGACGCCCCCGACCCCTTCGTCCGCGCCGCCGCCCGGCTGTTCATGGGCTTCGCCCTGCAGAACCGCGGGGTGGCCGACGTCGCCGAGGGCCACCTCCACGACGCGCTCGACCGGTTCCGGGAGATCGGCGACCTGTGGGGGCAGGCCTTCTGCTCGGCCGGGCTGGCCGACTACGCGCAGTGGCGCGGCGAGATCGACCAGGCCGTCGCCCTCTGGGAACAGGCCATCTCGCTGGAGCAGCAGCTCGGGCTGAGCCGCGAGAGCGGCGACTACCGGGCTCGCATGATCCACACCGTGGGCCTGCGCCAGGGCTACACCCCGTTCACCGCCCAGGCCCTGCGCCAGGCCGCCGACGACGCCCTGCGGGAGGACTCCTGGGTGATGGTGATCGCCACCCACACCGCCCTCGCCAACGCCTACCGCCACCTCGGCACCCCGGAGCTGGGACGCCCGCTGCTGGGCACGGCGGTCCGCCGCGCCCTGCCCACGGCCGGGGGCGCCCCGCAGATCAAAGCCCTGTTCGCCGGCACCAGCGGCTATCTGGAGGCCGCCGCCGGGAACCTCGCGGCCGCCACCGAGCACCACCAGGCGGCGCTGCGGGCGGCCACCGAGGTCCACGACGGACCGATCATCGCCGACTGCCTCCAGGGCTGGGCCGACCTGCTGCTCCGCCGGGGCGAGCCGCTGCGCGCGGCCGAACTGCTGGGCGCCGCGCACCTCCAGCGCGGGATGCGGGACCGGTCCTCGCCCGATGTGGACCGGACCGCCGCCGGGGCCGAGGCGGCGCTGGGTCCGGCGGCCTTCGCCGAGGCCTACGAGCGCGGCCGGTCCACCCCGCGCGAGGTGACCCTCGCCTCGCTCGGCGTGACCGCGGACACCTCGCCGATGTACCCCTCCTGA